In a genomic window of Sulfuriferula nivalis:
- a CDS encoding arginine/lysine/ornithine decarboxylase has protein sequence MKFRFPIVIIDEDFRSENASGLGIRALAQALEREGTEVLGVTSYGDLSSFAQQQSRASAFILSIDDEEFSSPTAADQAVAQLRVFVEEIRFRNSEIPIFLYGETRTSRHIPNDVLKELHGFIHMFEDTPEFVARHILRETKTYLDSLAPPFFRALTHYASDGSYSWHCPGHSGGVAFLKSPVGQMFHQFFGENMLRADVCNAVEELGQLLDHTGPVAASERNAARIFGADHLYFVTNGTSTSNKIVWHSTVAPDDIVVVDRNCHKSVLHAIIMTGAIPVFLTPTRNHYGIIGPIPLEEFKPENIQKKIDANPFARGVKTKPRVLTVTQSTYDGVLYNVETIKSMLDGEIDTLHFDEAWLPHATFHDFYHDMHAIGRDRPNCKESMIFATQSTHKMLAGLSQASQILAQDSETRKLDRDVFNEAFLMHTSTSPQYAIIASCDVAAAMMEPPGGTALVEESIMEALDFRRAMRKVDEEFGDSWWFKVWGPEYLAEEGVGERDDWILRANERWHGFGDLADGFNMLDPIKSTIITPGLDVDGDFAESGMPAAIVTKYLAEHGVIVEKTGLYSFFIMFTIGITKGRWNTMLTALQQFKDEYDRNQPLWRVLPEFIAKYPRYERMGLKDLCDAIHGIYKANDIARLTTEMYLSNMEPAMKPTDAFAKMAHREIDRVEIDHLEGRVTSVLLTPYPPGIPLLIPGERFNATIVNYLKFVRDFNERFPGFETDTHGLIKGEVDGKTVYYVDCVR, from the coding sequence ATGAAATTTCGTTTCCCCATCGTAATTATTGACGAAGATTTCCGTTCTGAGAATGCCAGTGGTCTAGGTATTCGTGCCTTGGCGCAAGCGCTTGAGCGTGAAGGTACAGAAGTGTTGGGCGTAACCAGCTATGGTGATTTGTCCAGCTTTGCACAACAGCAAAGTCGCGCTTCCGCTTTTATTTTGTCTATCGATGATGAAGAGTTTTCTTCACCTACAGCAGCTGACCAGGCTGTTGCGCAGTTACGTGTGTTTGTTGAAGAAATTCGGTTTCGTAATAGTGAAATTCCGATTTTCCTCTATGGCGAAACGCGTACCTCACGACACATTCCTAACGATGTGTTGAAAGAGTTGCATGGCTTTATTCACATGTTTGAAGACACACCTGAGTTTGTTGCCCGACATATATTGCGTGAAACTAAAACCTATCTGGATTCACTCGCGCCACCATTTTTCCGTGCGCTGACGCATTATGCTTCAGACGGCTCATATTCATGGCATTGCCCTGGGCACTCGGGTGGTGTGGCATTTTTGAAAAGTCCTGTAGGGCAGATGTTCCATCAGTTCTTTGGTGAAAATATGCTGCGTGCTGACGTCTGTAATGCGGTGGAAGAGTTGGGTCAATTGCTTGATCATACCGGCCCTGTTGCGGCTTCTGAGCGCAATGCGGCGCGTATTTTTGGTGCTGATCATTTGTATTTCGTCACTAATGGTACATCGACTTCTAATAAAATCGTTTGGCACTCTACAGTTGCACCAGATGATATTGTGGTGGTTGACAGGAACTGCCACAAGTCAGTATTGCACGCCATTATCATGACGGGTGCGATTCCCGTCTTCCTTACGCCGACCCGTAACCATTACGGTATTATCGGTCCAATCCCGCTGGAAGAATTCAAGCCTGAAAATATTCAGAAAAAGATTGATGCAAACCCGTTCGCGCGTGGTGTTAAAACCAAACCACGTGTGCTGACTGTGACGCAGAGTACTTACGACGGTGTGCTATACAACGTGGAAACCATTAAATCGATGCTGGATGGCGAGATTGATACTTTGCATTTTGATGAAGCCTGGTTGCCGCATGCAACTTTCCATGACTTTTATCATGACATGCATGCCATTGGTCGTGACCGCCCAAATTGTAAAGAATCAATGATATTTGCTACACAATCCACCCATAAAATGTTGGCTGGTTTATCGCAGGCGTCGCAAATTCTGGCGCAAGATTCAGAAACGCGCAAACTTGATAGAGATGTGTTTAATGAAGCTTTCCTGATGCATACTTCTACCAGTCCTCAGTATGCGATTATCGCGTCATGTGACGTTGCTGCTGCAATGATGGAGCCTCCAGGTGGTACCGCGCTGGTTGAGGAGTCCATTATGGAAGCGCTGGATTTCCGCCGTGCTATGCGTAAAGTTGATGAGGAATTTGGTGATTCATGGTGGTTTAAAGTATGGGGCCCTGAGTATTTGGCCGAAGAAGGTGTGGGCGAGCGTGATGACTGGATATTGCGTGCTAATGAGCGTTGGCACGGGTTTGGTGATTTGGCTGACGGCTTTAATATGCTGGATCCAATTAAATCAACTATTATCACACCGGGTCTGGATGTTGATGGTGACTTCGCTGAATCCGGCATGCCTGCGGCTATTGTTACCAAATATCTGGCTGAGCATGGTGTGATAGTTGAAAAAACTGGTTTGTACTCATTCTTTATCATGTTTACCATTGGTATCACCAAAGGCCGCTGGAATACCATGCTGACTGCGTTGCAGCAGTTCAAGGATGAATATGATCGCAATCAGCCATTATGGCGTGTCCTGCCTGAATTCATTGCTAAATATCCGCGTTATGAACGTATGGGACTGAAGGATTTGTGTGATGCAATCCATGGTATCTATAAAGCTAACGATATCGCTCGCCTGACTACGGAAATGTATTTGTCTAACATGGAGCCAGCGATGAAGCCTACCGATGCGTTTGCCAAAATGGCGCATCGTGAAATTGATCGTGTAGAAATTGATCATCTGGAAGGTCGTGTGACTAGCGTATTACTCACACCATATCCACCGGGTATCCCATTGCTTATTCCGGGTGAGCGTTTCAACGCCACCATTGTTAATTATTTGAAATTCGTACGTGATTTTAATGAGCGTTTCCCTGGTTTCGAGACTGACACGCATGGCTTGATCAAGGGGGAAGTGGATGGCAAGACGGTTTATTATGTGGATTGCGTACGATAA
- the dcd gene encoding dCTP deaminase gives MSIKADKWIRKMAEQHGMIEPFEPGQVREVNGNKIVSYGTSSYGYDIRCANEFKLFTNINSTIVDPKNFDPNSFVDVVGDSCIIPPNSFALARTVEYFRIPRNVLTICLGKSTYARCGIIVNVTPFEPEWEGYVTLEFSNTTPLPARIYANEGVAQVLFFESDEVCETSYRDRGGKYQGQTGVTLPTI, from the coding sequence ATGTCTATTAAAGCAGATAAGTGGATACGTAAGATGGCGGAGCAACACGGCATGATAGAACCGTTTGAGCCAGGCCAGGTACGTGAAGTTAATGGTAATAAAATTGTGTCGTATGGCACATCGAGTTACGGTTACGATATTCGTTGCGCCAATGAATTCAAGTTGTTTACTAATATCAACTCGACCATCGTTGATCCGAAAAACTTTGACCCAAATTCGTTTGTTGATGTGGTCGGTGATTCGTGTATTATTCCGCCGAATTCATTCGCGCTGGCGCGTACGGTCGAATATTTCCGCATTCCGCGTAATGTGTTGACGATATGTCTGGGCAAATCTACTTATGCGCGTTGCGGCATTATTGTGAATGTCACACCGTTTGAGCCAGAGTGGGAAGGCTACGTGACCTTGGAGTTTTCCAATACGACCCCTTTGCCTGCGCGTATTTATGCTAATGAAGGTGTGGCACAGGTATTGTTCTTTGAAAGTGATGAAGTTTGTGAAACTTCATACCGTGACCGCGGTGGTAAATATCAAGGTCAGACTGGTGTCACATTGCCGACAATATAG
- the apbC gene encoding iron-sulfur cluster carrier protein ApbC, which yields MAISELQIQTALKTAIDPNTRKDFVTSKAIRNIKIDGDNVVLDVVLAYPAQSQLDVIRQIVVDKLQTVTGIGRIEINVSFKIVTHSVQRGVKLIPNVKNIIAVASGKGGVGKSTTAVNLALALAAEGAKVGMLDADIYGPSQPTMLGIQGRPESRDGKSLEPMEAHGLQVMSIGFLIDAETPMVWRGPMVTQALEQLLNDTRWRDLDYLVVDLPPGTGDIQLTLAQRVPVTGAVIVTTPQDIALIDARKGLKMFEKVGIPIFGVVENMSIHICSKCGHEEHIFGEGGGEKMSGDYDIEFLGALPLDIRIRQEADNGAPTVVTAPNSRIAEIYKQIARRVAVKVAEQAQDHSSAFPKIVIQNT from the coding sequence ATGGCAATTTCAGAGTTACAAATACAAACCGCATTAAAAACCGCAATTGATCCAAATACACGTAAGGATTTTGTTACCAGTAAAGCAATACGCAATATCAAAATTGATGGCGATAACGTTGTGCTTGATGTGGTACTAGCTTATCCAGCGCAGAGTCAGTTGGATGTGATACGTCAAATTGTGGTTGATAAACTTCAGACTGTGACAGGTATAGGCCGTATTGAAATTAATGTGAGCTTTAAAATAGTCACCCACAGTGTGCAGCGTGGTGTGAAGCTGATACCAAATGTGAAAAACATCATTGCTGTGGCGTCTGGTAAGGGTGGTGTGGGTAAATCGACTACGGCAGTGAATCTGGCGCTGGCCCTGGCTGCTGAAGGTGCCAAGGTGGGTATGCTCGATGCGGATATTTATGGGCCTTCACAACCCACCATGTTAGGCATACAAGGCCGTCCTGAATCACGCGATGGCAAAAGTCTGGAGCCGATGGAAGCGCATGGCTTGCAAGTCATGTCGATAGGTTTTTTGATAGATGCGGAAACACCTATGGTGTGGCGTGGTCCTATGGTGACGCAGGCGCTGGAGCAGTTGTTGAACGATACTCGCTGGCGAGATCTGGATTATCTGGTGGTGGACTTACCACCAGGTACAGGTGATATTCAATTGACCTTGGCCCAACGTGTACCTGTTACAGGTGCAGTTATCGTTACCACGCCACAAGACATTGCGCTGATAGATGCGCGTAAAGGACTGAAAATGTTTGAAAAAGTCGGAATTCCGATTTTTGGTGTGGTTGAAAATATGAGCATCCATATTTGCAGCAAGTGTGGTCATGAGGAACACATATTCGGTGAAGGCGGTGGCGAAAAAATGTCGGGTGATTATGACATTGAATTCCTTGGCGCATTGCCACTGGATATCCGCATACGTCAAGAAGCCGATAATGGTGCGCCGACTGTGGTGACAGCACCGAATAGCCGTATTGCCGAAATTTATAAACAAATTGCGCGCCGTGTTGCGGTCAAGGTTGCTGAACAAGCACAAGACCATAGCAGTGCGTTCCCTAAAATTGTTATTCAGAATACCTGA
- a CDS encoding RNA pyrophosphohydrolase: protein MIDKDGYRPNVGIILCNARNEVFWGKRVRQHAWQFPQGGIDHGESPEQAMYRELMEEVGLAPEHVRILGRTQNWLRYDVPRHWSRRDCRGHYRGQKQIWFLLRLTGRDCDVCLRASTHPEFDAWRWNSYWVAMDTVVEFKRDVYRAALSELAHYLDRDHERRHTPHGEVGLLVDASK from the coding sequence ATGATCGACAAGGATGGGTACAGACCCAATGTCGGCATCATTCTCTGTAACGCCAGAAATGAGGTGTTTTGGGGTAAGCGAGTACGGCAACATGCTTGGCAGTTTCCACAAGGCGGTATTGACCACGGTGAAAGTCCTGAACAGGCAATGTACAGGGAGCTGATGGAAGAAGTGGGGTTGGCGCCGGAGCATGTACGTATTCTTGGGCGTACACAGAACTGGCTGCGCTATGATGTGCCACGGCATTGGTCGCGGCGTGATTGCCGTGGGCATTATCGTGGACAAAAGCAGATCTGGTTTTTGTTGCGCTTGACTGGGCGTGATTGCGATGTGTGTTTACGCGCATCGACACATCCAGAGTTTGATGCTTGGCGTTGGAATAGTTATTGGGTGGCAATGGATACAGTAGTTGAGTTCAAACGTGATGTGTATCGCGCGGCGTTGTCAGAGTTGGCGCATTATCTGGATAGGGATCATGAGCGTCGCCACACACCACACGGTGAGGTTGGCTTGTTGGTGGATGCATCCAAATGA